TCTTACTCCCGGGATAATCAGATTAACCAGATGGATGTCTAATTATTACCTCTGCTCTTGGGAAAGGATCTTAAATTATACCCTTCCCAAAACCCGCAAAGCCTGGCTTAAAAAATTCGATATTGCCGATATCTTACCTCAGATACCCGCTCAAGTACCCGAAAATGGAAAAGCCTTAAATCATGAAATGATATTTTCTGTAGAAGAAATAAAAGAAAAACCCATTTTGAAAGTTATAGAAAACATTATAAATGATAAACAGTTTAAAACAGTACTTATCCGGGGAAACGATTTTAATAGCAGAATGAAATTCTATCGAAGCTGTATTCGAAAAACTCTTAAAGAGGGAAGGCAAGTTATCATATTAGCTCCTAACGAATCTCATCTTTCGGAATTAGCAGATCTATTAGAAAATGAATATAAGGGCAATATGGCAGTCTTTGACGAGAAGATAAACCAGAAAGCTAAATATCAGAAATGGATTAAAATAAGAAATTCCGAGGTTAATGTAGTCCTGGGAATGAGATCGTCTATATTTGTACCTTTCGATAGATTAGGATTGATTATTATGGAGCGAGAACATAGCAGTTTATACAAAGAAGAAAGAGCTCCTCACTATAATACCAGAGAAGTAGCCTTGAAACGAGCCGAGTTAGAGAATGTTCCTTTCTTCTTGAGCAGTGAAACACCCTCGATGGAATCTTATTGGCATGTGCAGAAAAAGCATTTTTTGGAGGTGGAGTTCAGTACCGGGGAGGAAAGAGAGAAGCTTCTCAAAAAAACTATAATAGATATGACCCGGGAAAAGTCAAAAAAAAAGATAATAAGCTATGAACTTCAGCAATCCATTTCCCGAAGTATAAAACAGCAAAGACAAGTCGTGCTTTTTTTAAACAAAAGGGGATTCTCGAGTTTTATGATTTGCAACCAGTGCGGTCATATAGTAAAATGTTCCGATTGCAACACTTCTCTTTCTTATCATTTGGATATGCAGAAAAGTGCTCAACTCATTTGCCATAACTGTGGGAAAAGGGCTAAAGTAATGAATCTTTGTGACAAATGTGGTAGTAGCGAGATTCAGCCTTTGGGAATGGGAACCCAAAAATTGGAAAATGAGATAAAGAAAATGTTCACCAGAGCTGAAATAAGGCGTTTGGATCGGGATTCATCAATTGAAGATGAAGATTATCGGAAAATTCTGGAAGAATTTAATCAGGGAAAAACCGATATATTAATAGGTACTCAAATGGTATTAAAGGGAGTGGAATTTGATAATGTAGATTTAATTGGAATTATTTCAGCTGATACCCTATTGAATTTGCCGGATTATCGTTCGGGAGAAAAGACTTTTCAGCTGCTAAACGAGGTTATATCCTCATTTAGAGATATCAATTATCCTAAAGAAGTAATTATTCAAACCTTTAATCCTGAAGATCATTGTATAGTAGCCTTAAGAGAGCAAGATGATAATTATTTTTATCAAAAAGAGATCGGGTTACGAAAGGAGTTAGAATATCCTCCCTTCACCCATATTATTAAGATCGTCATCTTGGGAGAAATGAAGGAAGTAGTTCAAGAGCGAGCGGAATATTTGATCAATTATCTGCAATCTCTTCTTCAAAACAAAGAGACGGTGAAATTTAAATTGCTGGGCGCTGTCAATATGGTAATATGGAAATCGAGGAACAACTTTAAGGTACAACTTTTAATAAAAGTGAAGGATTTGGAAAAATTTAATCAGGCATTTAAGAAAAAATATGATAAAATGTTATCGAGGCATTTTAACCAAAAAAATCGGTTGACTATTGATGTTGATCCGGCAAAGATGGTGTAAATATAAAATAATTAATAAATAGGAAATATATTGCACAATAAGTTAAGGATAAACCTCTCATTGAATGGCTATAATTTTTCTTCAATTAGTGTAATTACGGTAAAAGTAGGGGGGAGAAAGAAATGGCAATATTAAAAATTAAAGAATACGGTGAAGCAGTTTTAAGGGGAAAAGCGCTTCCGGTTCAGGAAATTGTTCCGGAAATATTGAGTTTGATAAAAGATATGGCAGAAACTATGTACACTGATTCCGGAGTGGGTCTGGCTGCCCCACAAGTGGGGGTAGCAAAAAGAATAATTGTTATTGACGGAGAAGAAGAGGGATTGATTGCCTTGATCAATCCTATATTGATTAAAAGCGAAGGAGAACTTCTGGAAGAAGAGGGATGCTTAAGTATTCCTGGAATCTACAGTCAGGTTAAACGTTCAGCAAAAGTAACAGTTAAGGCACTGGACGAAAATGGAGATCCGACTGAGATAACCAAAGAGGGTTTGATTGCCCGTGCACTTCAACATGAAATTGATCATCTGGATGGGATTTTATTTATTGATAGAATAGGAAAGACAGAAAGACAGGTATTGTTAAATAAATTAAAAAAAAGAAAATAAGAGTGATATGATGCTTAAAATTATTTTTATGGGATCTGCGGATTTCGGAGGGATGGTTTTAGAGAATTTGATTGACCTCCGAGAAAATAAAATAATGGTCATTACCCAACCGGACCGTCCCCAAGGGCGTGGTAAAAAAATATTACCTACCCCAATAAAAAAAATAGCTTTTAATAAAGGAGTAGAAGTTTTTCAACCGGAGAATATCAATGATGAGAAATCTGTCGTAAGAATAAAGGTATTTAATCCTGATATTATGCTGGTAGTTGCTTATGGACAAATTCTTTCCAGTCAGATCCTGAGCATTCCCAAAATAGGCTGTATAAATATACACGCTTCTCTCTTACCCAAATATCGGGGTGCTGCACCGATTAATCGAGCTATTATTAATGGTGAAAAGGAGACCGGTATAACTTTTATGTTTATGAAGGAAAAAGTAGATGCCGGTGAAATCATTTTTCAGGAGAAGGTTGAAATTTTACCGGATGAAACTTACAGTGAACTATACTATCGATTATCTGTTCTAAGTGTCGGGACCCTCCCGAAACTTTTAGAAAAAATAAAAAACGGGAAGATAGAAAGAATTCCCCAAGATAATAATCTGGCAACTTTTGCCCCAAAGATGAGTAAAGAGGAGGGGAAAATAGACTGGAGTTGTAAAGGAAAAAAGGTTTATAATTTAATTAGGGGAACCATCTCCTTTCCCGGTGCTTGTACTTATTTCCGCGGCAAGAAACTGAAAATTACCGCCGCAAGATTTTTAGATGATTATAAAGGCAATGTACCGATAGATTATTCCCAACCAGGGAAAGTAATTAAAGCTGAAAAAGACGGTATTTTCATCTCTACCGGAGGCGAGGGAATAATAAAAATATTAAAGCTGATTCCCGCCGGTTCAAAAGAATTAACCGCAAACCAGTTTATTAACGGTTATAAAATCAAGGGCGGAGAAATATTGGGTTAGGAGGTTTTTATGTTTTTTTTCGACAGTACCATGATTTTTTTAATACCGGCTATCCTTTTAACCGTCTATGCACAGTATAGGGTGAAAACGACCTATGCAAAATACTCGAAAATATTGGCCAAAAACGGTTTAAACGGGAAAGAGATAGCCGAAGAACTGATATCAAGAAACTCTTTAAACCATATTAAAATAGTTCCGATTGAAGGCCGTCTTTCTGATCACTATGACCCCAGGCAGAAAAAATTAGCCCTTTCTAGGGAAATATACTATGGTAGATCATTGGCTGCCCAGGGAATTGTAGCTCATGAAATCGGTCATGCTCTTCAGGATGCTAAAAAGTATTTCCCCCTTTCTCTTCGTAGCAATCTGGTACCGGTCACCAATATCGGTTCTAATATGGCAGTACCTCTGTTTTTAATCGGTTTTATCTTTAGCTTTCCTGCCCTGATGGATATCGGAATTATCGCTTTTTCCCTGGCAGTCCTGTTTCAGCTAATTACTTTACCGGTTGAATTTAATGCCAGTAAAAGAGCAGTAAATCTGCTGGTGGGGGCAAATATTGTTACAGATGTAGAAGAAACCAATATTATTAAAAAAGTTTTAAACGCAGCCGCTCTAACTTATGTGGCTGCTGCCTCGGTAGCAGTCTTTCAGCTGTTAAGACTTATCCTACTGCGGAATAGAAGATAGAAAAGATAGAAGGGAAATAAAATAAACCGGGTCTATGAAAGAAATAGTAGTTGATCTAATAAGAGAAACCATACTGACTATTTTGGTAAAAATTGATTCCAAGCAGGGTTACATTAACATTCTATTAAATCATGCATTGGATAAAAAGAAAATATCTTCCAGAGATGCTGCCTTTATTACCGAGATAACCTACGGTGTGGTGAGAAACCGAAATAGAATTGACTGGGTTCTGGCACAATTTTCTACCAAACCTCTATCGGAAACAGCAGTATTAATTCGAAATATATTAAGAATGGGTGTTTATCAACTACTATTTTTAAATAAAGTTCCGGACTATGCACTGTGCAATGAATCAGTGCAATTGGCTAAAAAGTACGGGAATCCCGGGGTAGCCAAATTTGTAAATGGGATTTTAAGAAATATTATTAGAAACAGAGAAAATATTCACTGGCCGGATCAGAAAAAGGAACCCGCCCTTTATATATCTACCATTTATTCATATCCTTTGCAGATAGTTCATCGTTGGTTAAAGAGATTTGGATTTAGCAATACGATCAAAATATGCGAAGAAAATAACAAGATACCAGCTTTAGTCGTCAGAACCAATACACTTAAACTGTCCCGATCTGATTTAAGAGGAATTTTAGAAAAAGAGAATATTTCAGTAAGAGAGGGAATATTTACCAAAGAAGCATTGCAGGTCAAAGGGCTTGCTAATATCAGTAAATTTCCTGCTTACCGGGAGGGATTATTTCAAATTCAGGATGAGTCATCAATGTTGGTTGCTCATCTGCTCAACCCTTATCCCGGTGATTTTGTTATCGATGTTTGCAGTGCTCCGGGTGGGAAGACTACCCATCTCGCCCAGTTGATGACTGACAAAGGTACTATTCTGGCTATGGACAGTAACAAGTCCAGATTAATAAATGTAAAAAATAACTCACGGAGATTGGGAATCAATATAGTAAAAACCCGGCAGAATAATGGTACTTTATTGGCTGAAAAATACCTAAAGGTAGCAGATAAAGTTTTAATAGATGT
Above is a window of Candidatus Atribacteria bacterium DNA encoding:
- the priA gene encoding primosomal protein N'; this encodes MHSEKKYAEIVTLEYNFDKIFHYSIPHDLKDDISLGSRVIVSFRGKTVIGCVVGFLTKTDVKNIKDIVQIIDKKPLLTPGIIRLTRWMSNYYLCSWERILNYTLPKTRKAWLKKFDIADILPQIPAQVPENGKALNHEMIFSVEEIKEKPILKVIENIINDKQFKTVLIRGNDFNSRMKFYRSCIRKTLKEGRQVIILAPNESHLSELADLLENEYKGNMAVFDEKINQKAKYQKWIKIRNSEVNVVLGMRSSIFVPFDRLGLIIMEREHSSLYKEERAPHYNTREVALKRAELENVPFFLSSETPSMESYWHVQKKHFLEVEFSTGEEREKLLKKTIIDMTREKSKKKIISYELQQSISRSIKQQRQVVLFLNKRGFSSFMICNQCGHIVKCSDCNTSLSYHLDMQKSAQLICHNCGKRAKVMNLCDKCGSSEIQPLGMGTQKLENEIKKMFTRAEIRRLDRDSSIEDEDYRKILEEFNQGKTDILIGTQMVLKGVEFDNVDLIGIISADTLLNLPDYRSGEKTFQLLNEVISSFRDINYPKEVIIQTFNPEDHCIVALREQDDNYFYQKEIGLRKELEYPPFTHIIKIVILGEMKEVVQERAEYLINYLQSLLQNKETVKFKLLGAVNMVIWKSRNNFKVQLLIKVKDLEKFNQAFKKKYDKMLSRHFNQKNRLTIDVDPAKMV
- the def gene encoding peptide deformylase — its product is MAILKIKEYGEAVLRGKALPVQEIVPEILSLIKDMAETMYTDSGVGLAAPQVGVAKRIIVIDGEEEGLIALINPILIKSEGELLEEEGCLSIPGIYSQVKRSAKVTVKALDENGDPTEITKEGLIARALQHEIDHLDGILFIDRIGKTERQVLLNKLKKRK
- a CDS encoding methionyl-tRNA formyltransferase, whose translation is MMLKIIFMGSADFGGMVLENLIDLRENKIMVITQPDRPQGRGKKILPTPIKKIAFNKGVEVFQPENINDEKSVVRIKVFNPDIMLVVAYGQILSSQILSIPKIGCINIHASLLPKYRGAAPINRAIINGEKETGITFMFMKEKVDAGEIIFQEKVEILPDETYSELYYRLSVLSVGTLPKLLEKIKNGKIERIPQDNNLATFAPKMSKEEGKIDWSCKGKKVYNLIRGTISFPGACTYFRGKKLKITAARFLDDYKGNVPIDYSQPGKVIKAEKDGIFISTGGEGIIKILKLIPAGSKELTANQFINGYKIKGGEILG
- a CDS encoding zinc metallopeptidase, which encodes MFFFDSTMIFLIPAILLTVYAQYRVKTTYAKYSKILAKNGLNGKEIAEELISRNSLNHIKIVPIEGRLSDHYDPRQKKLALSREIYYGRSLAAQGIVAHEIGHALQDAKKYFPLSLRSNLVPVTNIGSNMAVPLFLIGFIFSFPALMDIGIIAFSLAVLFQLITLPVEFNASKRAVNLLVGANIVTDVEETNIIKKVLNAAALTYVAAASVAVFQLLRLILLRNRR
- the rsmB gene encoding 16S rRNA (cytosine(967)-C(5))-methyltransferase RsmB translates to MKEIVVDLIRETILTILVKIDSKQGYINILLNHALDKKKISSRDAAFITEITYGVVRNRNRIDWVLAQFSTKPLSETAVLIRNILRMGVYQLLFLNKVPDYALCNESVQLAKKYGNPGVAKFVNGILRNIIRNRENIHWPDQKKEPALYISTIYSYPLQIVHRWLKRFGFSNTIKICEENNKIPALVVRTNTLKLSRSDLRGILEKENISVREGIFTKEALQVKGLANISKFPAYREGLFQIQDESSMLVAHLLNPYPGDFVIDVCSAPGGKTTHLAQLMTDKGTILAMDSNKSRLINVKNNSRRLGINIVKTRQNNGTLLAEKYLKVADKVLIDVPCTGLGVIRRKPDLRWQTYDTKRFERLTELQGKILDVACNYLKIGGKLVYSTCSTEPEENEEAVIRFLEKHPNFELEDLSEFIKERKLPVYESTTHRHYQFIQIFPGLSGSDLDLDGFFMAKMIRKG